TGGGAAACAGGTGATTCAAGGATGTTGGAGACTGGTGGAGCTGTTGGAACCAATTGGGGGGCAACAGACCCAAGAGGAGCAGCAGGAGGTGGTTGTTGACTTCTCTGGTAAGGGTCCCCCTCCAACatccctacactctctctaccagAGTGTGTTGACTCCCACATTTTCATGTCATAGTAAGTGTTCTGATGAGGAACTTGCTGTTTAGCGAACGGTTGGCGATTGTGCAAAATGTCAGTTGGAGACTGCATTCTTTGTCTCTGCTCTGAATGACTGAGTTTATGTCTACCTGGAGAAGTACTGGACTGCATCATATCCTTGGTGGGTCTATTAATGGTAGCTGCCCAATCAAGTCTGTCATCCAAGTCATGAGCATGGAGGTGAGTATACATTTGTAATTTGTTTGCGGATTGTGGGTTTTGTAATTGAACTTGGGGTGAGTGGTAGGGATTGTGAAAATGGGGGTTACGTGGCATCATATTGCCCTCTCTTGTATCACCAAACCTGGAACCAGGAAAGCCACTGGCATGCCCTGTAGATAAATCTACACCATGTGGGTATGACTGACGTCTTGATGGTGGAGACAGAGGGTTGGTGGTAGAGGGATAGTGAGAGGTTTGCTGCAGATGTTGAGAGGGCATGGTGGTGGTCAAATCAATCTTACCTCTTCTAAGAGGCTCTGAATTCATAACCACAGATGGGTGTAAAGCCTTGTTATGATGCTCAACATCAGTTTCCTTGGTTGTAAGACCACTATGATGGACAGCCTCTGCAGTCTCCTTTAATACTACCTTCACTCCAACCTCTTTTTTATCTCCCATCTCCCTACTGTTCACTAGATCATTTGTTGATGGCAGTTGGATTACAGAGGCACCAATTGGACTTTTTCCCCGCTCTCTTTCACGTTTCCCATCCCTTTCTGGTGTACTGCGGCGATTGGGACAAACATCACATATGACAGAGCGGCGCTCTTTAGATGGAGGTAAAAGGGAGGACGTCAACATTTGAGACTCAATTTGACCTATGGTTCCAACACTGCCCGCTAGCGGCTCTGTTTCCTGCAATAGGAGTTCCTGTACAGCTGATGATGAGCTGGGCAGACCTGAAGGGGGTTTCCTGTGAGGTAACGAGTAGTCTGCTAAATTGATGTGTTTTGGTGGAGGTCCAGACAAAAACTCTGTAGACTGTGGCATATGGGTCGGGTGACGCTGCGGTGTTGCCATTTTATTTTTCTCTGCAGAAGCACTGTGAGATCCCTTAGTATCTACTCCTTCAGACCTCAAAGAGGGTTGAGGTGATTCTGGTACAAAATCAGATCCAGGCCCCATGCGCTGATTTGGTTGAAGAGGCTTTCCAGGGCTTGTCATTCGGGAGGGGTGGGAAGTGACCTCTCCAACTCCAGTTTGGGTTCTCATACTTTCAGCCATGCCATAAGGATGCCTGGTTTGGTACTGTTGCCGAGTCATATTTTGCGCCTGGAGATGGGCAGTTAGTGCCTGTTCAGATCGCCCATAGCGCCGGTCTAAGTGATAACCCTGTAGAACCTCCTGCAAGAGGCTTGGAAATGGATGCTGGAGTTGAGAATTATCATCATGTCCTCTTGCTCCCgatccttctcttctcctcactGATCCCTCAACTGTAGTACCCACGACATCCTTGGTGTGTTCAGGCCCATAATTGAACTTTGGTTGATGGAAGCCTTGATACCTTGAATTTGATCCAGTTACACTCCCTGGACTAGGTCTCCCCCTATTCTTCAAACCCATGGCAGCACCATGTGGTGACTCTTGGTAACCATATTTCTGAGGACCTGAGGGGGGATGATTTTGAGGGACAGACCGCCCAAAGTTAGATTTCTGGGGAACTTCATGATGAGAGGAATATACACTCAAATCCATTCCTTCCTCCCCATTATGACGACTAGACTCTCTAAAGAAGCTGTCTGAATGTTTCTCCTCTATGCAGTTGTCTTGTGCATGTGTAGCCTTTTCTGGACTATTTACCTCACAACGAGTTGACACAATAACACCCACTCCACCAGCATTTGGCTGTTCCTCAATATTTTGATCTAGATTGGAGTTGTCCAAATCTCGTGTCTTACATCGTTTTCCGTCCTTCTCATCACCCTTTTTGTTACGCAAGGAAGATCGATCCAATTTATTTTCTTTGTCCTGCCCATCTTGTCGCATGTGTCCCTCTCGGGTCTGCTCTCCATGGGTGCCTTTTTCAATTTTTTCAACCATCCGTCCACTTTCATCTTTAATTCCTTCATATTTAATTTCCCTTGTTTTCCTAAGCCCATTTTTAGTATTAACATCAGTGGCACCAGGCTCAGAAACACAGTTTGGGTGGAACTGAGGAGCAGGAGAGGGAATGGGGCATGAGGGAGTAGAGGAAACAGGAGGGCGAGAATGTACGCTTGGACCAGGCTCAGCAGAGTgaggagcagaggagggagaTGACAATGAAGGTGTCCGGGTTTCAGTTGTCTTTCTTTCAGAAACATCTGATGGATTCAGAGATTGTTTTGTAGAAGATTCCGTTAACATCATCTTCCCTTGTGAACCCTGATGACTCTTTCCAGTATGGGATTGGTTTTTACTTGAACCCATGGACATTTGACTCTGAGAGGGAGGATAGTAGCCAGTTGGTTCCGATCCACTGCTTGCGACACTCATCTGCCGCATTCTAGATTTTTCCCCCTCAGAAATCTGCTCATCGCGTTCCTCTTTGGCCCTTGATGATACTCTTTCGGACACCAGAAAGGAATCATCATCACCTCCAGCCTCAGAGCTAGCAGCCTCACCACCACCTATCCCACTGCTTGAGGCAGCACTGACACTTCGACTCCTTGGTTGAGTAGAGGGAATGGCTTGTAATGCCTGCAGCATTTGACTTTGTCCATCTTTCCCCCTTCTATGTGACATTAATGTGTCAGTGAGAAGCATATGTTGCACTGTATTGGGTAAATTCGCTACCTGTGATGTCAACGCATTTAGACTGTTCAAGCCAGGATCTTGCATGAGTTTGTCAAGAGGAGAAGATGAATAGACAGACGAGGATGACCCTTCTTCATGTGATCCTTTTCCTGTACCTGCAGCCATTCTGCTTCGGTTTGAGACTAAGTGACCACCTCCAGCGCTTGTATTCAGACCAGTAGCTTTGTTACTGCCACTGCTGCCACAACTACTGATGCTGCTGTTGGAGTTGGGTGTGGGACTCAACTGAGGCATAGTCTGCAATAACCGACCACGGCAACTACGAGGATTTGGGGGAGGAGGATTTGATGGAACATGTGGGGGACATAAAGGGTTTCCATGACCTTCTGAGACACCCATCAACGGGGAAGGTGAGGAGCTACAACTGGGAGACTGCACTGCAGAGGCAGCTGGAGAGGGGTTAGATATAGGGCTGAAGTTTTGGTTAATCTGGCCCTGTTGGGGTTGAGAATGCATTGGCGATTTGGCTATTTCTTGACACGGTTGTTGAGGCATTCCGGGATTGGTGGATTGGTGATGTTTAGAGTATACAGAACCTGGTGGAGGGGCATGATGCTGCATTTTGAGAGAGTTGTCGTAACCTATTCCTAAATTGTGCTGAGAATTGCGGTGCTGGAGGGTGGCTTGTTTGTGGAGTGGATGAGTTTGTGGGGAGTATGAGGGATAACTTGAAGAGTGGTAGCTCTTTGCAACATTCTCCAGTGATCCAACATTGTTTGTTGTAGCTGAACTTGAAATTGAGTTTGAATTAGAGTTCATATTAGGAGAGTTGTTGACTTTAGGTTCAAATCCACCACCACTGCTGGCCCCATCATGATATCTCTGTGGTGGGGAGCTGTACATTCCTGATGACCCTGTGGATGCACTACCCTGTGGGGAGTAGTGTGAGAACTGTGGAGGCATTCTGTGTCCAGAGATGGGATAAGTCCTATGCTGCTGTCCATGTTGCAGAGCTTGATGGGCGGGGTAATTCTGTCCATGTTGTCGGAGCTGTATCTGAGGCCCTGATGCTGGCTGCATTGCAGGGTTCTGACCCATTTTGTACTGATGGGAGGGGGAAAATGCTCCAGCACCACTGCTGCCACTGCTACTACCACCTGAGCCGGCCGTCGAACCATAGTCTAAAGGATAGGGAGACATCATCCCGGAGGACAATCCGGAGCTAGTTCCAGCTTGTCTGTACTGCTGAGGTATATGTCCATCCATATTTGAGTACCCAAAACCTGCCCCATATGCCATACCTCCTCTTCTATGTCTGTCCTTTCCACCCATGGCAAAATAATAATCCATTGTTTCCTTTTGGTAAGGGTTGCTACTACTGCCACTGTGAATATTACCGTGTGATGATTCCCCAGCTCTGTGTCTTGCATCATAAGCAAGCATATGGCCAGCCTGACCAGGGTGGTGGTGCCCTCGATGGAGTAGGTGTCGACTGTGACTTTGAGGGTTTGGAGGTGTTTGCTGTTGCATCCCAGTATAGTCATCTGTCATCCTTGGGGATATCTGGGGATCTGTTGACTGTGGTGGGTaagaggagccacctccacccCTACTAGTAAATCCAGGAGGAAGAGCTGGAGGTACTGGACTGTTGGGGAAATTCTGCATGTTTTgatggatttttatgaattgtttgaGGGAATGTTTTTTGTTCCGTAATGGCAGTTACTGTGTCAGTTGACTTCGTAGGCTTGCAGTTAAATTATGGTGGAGAGTCCAACAAAGTCCAGCAGAGTTGAAACAAGTGACTTTATCACAAATGTTTTATCACACTTGTAGCAGCAATTGAAAATGAAGCAAATACTGAGGCTTGAGCAGAAAATGACCAGTAATTTTCAATTAGATGCAACTAAAGAACTTCTGAAATCTGCTGTTGTAGAGTATCTCCATTATAGTTGTAATAGTTGGAGGGCTGAGTTCAGATTACAACTAAATATCCGTTTTGTTGTACTAAATGTAGTAGCGATTTCAATGTTAAAATGATATGATACAGATGTTGCAGTTTGGCACTAAATGTGAAAATATCAAGAGAGACAACAGCACTTGAAATAATAGGCCTCAAAAGTCCTTTCCACTGTATAAGAGCACAGGCAAACAGAGTTAAGATAAAATTGCAGTGGGATTCAATGGTGTCCCATGTGCAAAAACTTTTCACGAGTAACTGAGTCACTGCCTTTTAGACTGCTGGACTGCCATTGCAGAAATGATTCAGTTCTGGCAGGAACTATGTGAAACAATAATGCTTCCCTCATGTAGGTTTGCATGTATGTGGCTAGTTCCTGTGTAGAAACACCTTAGAAATGCTAGCCAATGCTTTCATCCAATAAATGTCTCAAACCAAAAGGGGGAAAAATCCACTGACATTTGTGTTCTTGTTGAGATTAATACTTTTTGAAATTCTCATTTTTTTCTCATTCCCTTAGACTTTTTGACGTATGTAGTTGGATTGTAGAAAAGTCTTTGGTCCCCAGTTTCCCCAACTTTAGTTCTTCTTCACCAGTGTTTATCTTGGTGCTCTTCTATATCTCCAACATGTTTCTGTCTTACCttattttctttttctttcaaTCATTATTCAAATTGACCGTCTCCCATACCAATGTCCAAAAGTAAGGTTtccatttaatcagcttcttcttgtttttcttttgcAGTTCCTCTCCAGTATTTCCATCCATGTGAGTCCATCTCTCTTCACTTGTTTACAGGAGCCCTGTGGAAATCTGAAAGAAcagaaaaagaaacaaaaataactGTCTGTGTGCCACAACGACCACATAGTCTATACTGTACATAGGATATTACATCCAAAAATGCTGTGGGGGTTTTTGCTGACAAAGTAAGTACAGTGGGTTTGTTGTTAACCATTGCATAACCCATTTACTCTTTCTCACTGTAAGTTCACTTAGCAGACGCTACATGGTCTATTCCAGTATTGTACTGACTGTACGTCTTACTCTAGAAATAGTCACATATAATCTGCAATACAATGAATCAGGTGTCAACGTGTCTAACTTTATAACTTCATACTGTAATTACACTATAGGCCCACCTGCCCATGTAACTACCATGTAAATAAATACACAGGTATTAGGGCACTTGTGTGTGTCAACTGCCACTGCTGTGTATGTTCAATTCTTGATAACGCATGTAACTCAAACATCCACGGAATTGCACAAAAACTAAAGGCACTAGAGTAGAAGGTAAATCCATATGAGTTAAATAATCTTTTGACCGCATCCCTTTGAatttaaacaaaactttccatacatgtttgcccatggaaTAAGTGGTCataaagtgactttttggacctgaatgctaAAACATTCAGGAGACAGAgatgctcaaagttgacccattttccATACCCCACCACACCAAGAGACATTAGGTtagggacgataccagtatcgcgatactaACACGTTGTTAGTAACACTAACACGGCAAGGGAAAAAAACACAAAGTGGATTTAACTTATTGAGGAAAACAGCCCTGGTTTTGcaatattgcgatactggtatcatccCGGCCCTATGAGACATCCTTGTCTTTATCACTGGAAATGataaacggttgagtttgatatcattttaaaagcttacaaacagggttgtcaaaataTTGTATAATTTCTTGTAGAAAAACAAACTAAATTAATTATTATTTGTTGTtgcttagaccctactttacatcatctgaagtttgtgtgttgtgtgtggttgagacacaacatgctagAAATTTAACTCATAGAATGACTTATCCCTTCAAACCACTGCAATTTAACTGGTACACCATTGAAATTTAAGTTAGTACTTctaattactaccacaaagatggcCGCCGGTCCACCCACCGTCAAATGTTAACTTAACTGGTCatgtctattctattatctatatttcaataggtttcctatggaggactgaCAGTGTTATTTAAACCAATTTATATTCCCCTTTAAGTCAACATTCTCTaatgtgtggacctccaaccatgTTTGTTGTACCATTTGAAAGtatacatttatgtttttttatacatttatcagccaaaacataacacccaccctgtattcaagaacATGTTGTGTCTCAACAGATGGTGGGCACAAcaccaaaacctcagatgataaTTAGATAAATCAATCAATTATAAAACAGTTTgtcaaccctgtttgtaagcttttaaatatCAAATCTCAAACATTTATCGTTTCCAGTGAAAGCAAAATAGGTCAACTTTGACCACATTTaatcacattttatttaacctttatttaccttTGACCACAtttatctcttgaatgttttggcattcaggtttaaaaagtcactttctgagcacttctacaatTGGCAAATATGTATGAAaggtttcgttcaaatcaaaaggggtgcttacagaaagtgattgaattcaaatgtatTTACCCAGAGGCCTAGCAGCATGAAGTCAAAACAGTGGCACAATAATGTCAAGATCACAATGAATCCATGTAGGCCTACATGGATTGTACATGATTACAAATAATCTTATAAAGCTGTGGTAAACCAGCCATGTGGTTTCTTATCACCCCACTAAATTAATTAAACAGGTAGGTATAGCTCAACGTAAATGTATTTAACAGCTTTCTAAAGCATTAAATCAACAGGGACTCTAATTATGGGGTGACGCCACTTTGATGGGGTCATCATTCATGAGGATGTGACACGTCTATTGTCTGTTTTAGATACACTGTAAAGTGCTTAATTGACCAATTGCTTGCAGCCAACTTCTGCAGTCTTTTGTAAAAGTGTAATTTGTATAGCCACGGccttgaaccttagtcactgtaaTAGCCATCTACCActcggtactctaccctgcaacttagagactgctgccctatgtacagtcattgaacactggtcactttaataatgttaacatactattttacccactttatatgtacagtgccttcagaaagtattcacaccctttgactttttccacattttgttgtgttagactgaatttaaaatggatccaatttagattttgtgttactgatctacacacaattacccataatgtcaaagtgcaaTTTTGTTTGTAgagattttttacaaattaattaaaaatgaaaagctgtaatgtcttgagtcaataactattcaacccctttgttatggcaagcctaattaAGTGTGCAGTCACATTATGagttgtaaggtccctcagtctagCAGCACATTTCAAATaaagatttaaccacaaagactgaggttttctaatgcctcgcaaagaatacaaatattccaagacCTGCATCCTATTTGCAgtaagacactaaagtaaaaccgcaaaaaatgtggcaaagaaatctACTTACTGAATACAAAATGATGTTCGGGGCAAATCtaaaacaacacatcactgagtaccactctccatattttcaagcatagtggtggtggctgcatcatgttgtgggtatgcttgtcattggcaaggactagggagtttgttGGGggtataaaaataaatggaattgaGCTacgcacaggtaaaatcctagaagaaaacctggttcagtctactttccaacagacactgggagacaaattcacctttcagcaggacaataacctaaaacacaaggccaaatatacactggagttgcttaccaagacaacattgaatgttcctgagtgcccAAGTCGCAGTTTTGACTTAAACcgacttgaaaatatatggcaagacttgtaaatggttgtctagcaatgatcaacaaccaacttgacagagcttgaataattttttaaagaatattgtgcaaatattgtacaatccaggtgtgcaaagctcttagagacatacgtagaaagagtcacagctgtaatcgctgccaaaggtggttctaacatgtattgattcaggggtgtgaatacttacgtaatgtaaataatgtatttaattttcaatacatttgaaaaaaaatctaaaaacatgttttcactttgtcgttataggttagtgtgtgtagatggctgtaacaactaaatgtggaataagtaacaactaaatgtgaaataaatcaaggggtatgaatagttcCTGAAGgatctgtatatactgtattctagtcatggctcatcttataactactgctgtacacaccttttctattcatatactgtctttacacaccattatatatacacagttgaagtcggaagtttacaaacacttaggttggagtcattaaaacttgtttttcaaccactccacaaatgtcttgttaacaaactatagttttggcaagtcagttagggcatctactttgtgcatgacaagtaatttttctaacaattgtttacagacacattatttcactgtatcacaattccagtgggtcagaagttcacatacactaagttaactgtgccattaacctttctaggacacacgttccgctagcggaacccctgacaacattccgctgaaaaggcagcgcgggaaattcaaaaatatttttttgaaatatgtaactttcacacattaacaagtccaatacagcaaatgaaagataaacatcttgttaatctacccattgtgtccgatttaaaaaatgttttacagcgaaaacacaacatatgatcttatgttagatcaccgccaagtccaaaaaacacacagccattttcccagccaaagataggagtcacaaaaagcagaaatagagataaaattaacctttgatgatcttcatcagatgacactcataggacatcatgttacacaatacatgtatgttttgttcgataatgtgcatatttatatcaaaaaatctcagtttacattggcgccatgttcagaaatgcctcaaatatccggagaaattgcagagagccacatcaaataacagaaatactcatcataaactttgatgaaagatacatgttttacatagaattaaagatacacttgttcttaatgcaaccgctgtgtcagatttcaaaaaatctttacagaaaaagcacaccatgcaataatctgagatggtGCTCAGATAGaaataacatttctccgccatgttggagtcaaaagaaatacgaaatgacatcataaatattcccttacctttgatgatcttcatcagaatgcactcccaggaatcctagttccacaataaattgttgttttgttcgataatgtccattatttatgtccaagtagctactttcgttagcacgtttagtacacatatccaaacgctcgcgcagatccaggcaaacgtcggacgaaaacttaaaaaagttatattacaggtcgaataaacttgtcaaactaagtagagaatcaatctttaggatgttgttatcataaatattcaataacgttccaaccggagaattcctttgtgtctatagaagtaatggaacgcaagtcaatatcatgtggaatgcgcgtgaccaggacctggcactctgccagaccactgactcaaacagctcccatccggccccacatcacagtagaagcttcattcaatgttctacagactgttgacatctagtggaaggcgtaggaagtgcaaacagatccatatcccactgggatttcaataggcgatgagttgaaaatcgaccagcctcagaattctcacttcctgtttggattttttctcaggtttttgcctgccatatgagttctgttatactcacagacatcattcaacccgttttagaaacttcagagtgttttatatccaatagtaataataatatgcatatattagcatctgggacagagtaggaggcagttcactctgggcacgctattcatccaaagtgaaaatgctgccccctatccctaaaaagttaaatgtcatggctttagaagcttctgttaggctaattgacaacatttgagtcaattggaggtgtacctgtggatgtattttaaggcctaccttcaaactcaatgcctctttgcatgacatcatgggaaaatcaaaagaaatca
The sequence above is a segment of the Salvelinus alpinus chromosome 1, SLU_Salpinus.1, whole genome shotgun sequence genome. Coding sequences within it:
- the LOC139576798 gene encoding transcription factor 20-like isoform X2; the protein is MQNFPNSPVPPALPPGFTSRGGGGSSYPPQSTDPQISPRMTDDYTGMQQQTPPNPQSHSRHLLHRGHHHPGQAGHMLAYDARHRAGESSHGNIHSGSSSNPYQKETMDYYFAMGGKDRHRRGGMAYGAGFGYSNMDGHIPQQYRQAGTSSGLSSGMMSPYPLDYGSTAGSGGSSSGSSGAGAFSPSHQYKMGQNPAMQPASGPQIQLRQHGQNYPAHQALQHGQQHRTYPISGHRMPPQFSHYSPQGSASTGSSGMYSSPPQRYHDGASSGGGFEPKVNNSPNMNSNSNSISSSATTNNVGSLENVAKSYHSSSYPSYSPQTHPLHKQATLQHRNSQHNLGIGYDNSLKMQHHAPPPGSVYSKHHQSTNPGMPQQPCQEIAKSPMHSQPQQGQINQNFSPISNPSPAASAVQSPSCSSSPSPLMGVSEGHGNPLCPPHVPSNPPPPNPRSCRGRLLQTMPQLSPTPNSNSSISSCGSSGSNKATGLNTSAGGGHLVSNRSRMAAGTGKGSHEEGSSSSVYSSSPLDKLMQDPGLNSLNALTSQVANLPNTVQHMLLTDTLMSHRRGKDGQSQMLQALQAIPSTQPRSRSVSAASSSGIGGGEAASSEAGGDDDSFLVSERVSSRAKEERDEQISEGEKSRMRQMSVASSGSEPTGYYPPSQSQMSMGSSKNQSHTGKSHQGSQGKMMLTESSTKQSLNPSDVSERKTTETRTPSLSSPSSAPHSAEPGPSVHSRPPVSSTPSCPIPSPAPQFHPNCVSEPGATDVNTKNGLRKTREIKYEGIKDESGRMVEKIEKGTHGEQTREGHMRQDGQDKENKLDRSSLRNKKGDEKDGKRCKTRDLDNSNLDQNIEEQPNAGGVGVIVSTRCEVNSPEKATHAQDNCIEEKHSDSFFRESSRHNGEEGMDLSVYSSHHEVPQKSNFGRSVPQNHPPSGPQKYGYQESPHGAAMGLKNRGRPSPGSVTGSNSRYQGFHQPKFNYGPEHTKDVVGTTVEGSVRRREGSGARGHDDNSQLQHPFPSLLQEVLQGYHLDRRYGRSEQALTAHLQAQNMTRQQYQTRHPYGMAESMRTQTGVGEVTSHPSRMTSPGKPLQPNQRMGPGSDFVPESPQPSLRSEGVDTKGSHSASAEKNKMATPQRHPTHMPQSTEFLSGPPPKHINLADYSLPHRKPPSGLPSSSSAVQELLLQETEPLAGSVGTIGQIESQMLTSSLLPPSKERRSVICDVCPNRRSTPERDGKRERERGKSPIGASVIQLPSTNDLVNSREMGDKKEVGVKVVLKETAEAVHHSGLTTKETDVEHHNKALHPSVVMNSEPLRRGKIDLTTTMPSQHLQQTSHYPSTTNPLSPPSRRQSYPHGVDLSTGHASGFPGSRFGDTREGNMMPRNPHFHNPYHSPQVQLQNPQSANKLQMYTHLHAHDLDDRLDWAATINRPTKDMMQSSTSPGRHKLSHSEQRQRMQSPTDILHNRQPFAKQQVPHQNTYYDMKMWESTHSGRESVGMLEGDPYQRSQQPPPAAPLGSVAPQLVPTAPPVSNILESPVSQVVTEEIFKSLHPTPTPNSMKTVGHSIGGNVNSVMPQSHRPNKTGGSGDTNPLMLRRRVRSFISPIPAKRQHQDVSQQRSAPSSYHSPLTYSESSLQNDDDSSSSDITTLGSPNTPCPTPGQSTYSQSSSPVQGKKSLPPRKGRGLKLEAIVQKITPNVKKSTNSGHTDVDSNDFAGFSHTEMSQFTDTQEEEECLPYLDESLSLSDIMPYRGVDETGPLPPTAYPCDPHQTSQVLKRGTTGTVTRPLQPDFDFGLGTAASSTGDRDKEIPADFTLLGPLPPPPPLPCPVQGSPPPSSSALSDIQHFTNTYQQLETRRGEQSAANLLRQKLEETGIGFDDYSSSDYYGTTPPHHSQAQGHSLRQPHQTSPRSSLAMTGSPQDSKQSDNSVPKGYFPSGKKKGRPVGSVNKQKRAQAAQSQNASPSALSGPPIQSPATVSPQVAPSPGTTASARSVTPPTDQKMTPPEIPPVLTQAVKVDAESEDTQPETEVKSVCQKQGGVKDESEVVGSRGRQRRRRRGVAAAAAKDDLEAATRAGEHFDNSSVFPDNSKCAFAPYIHVERKVAEIGAVCTIVNGEEEKMKGERGAVGGKASSSGIEALLTSALLSQLPRRDGEIERVKEKRELEDVDSALQAGKVLPSSEYLLPGPVITESIHSGRLLCCLCQKWANYKNLGDLYGPYYPPEYATRLPKNQPQIRQSLVTTGMSRNVQNLDTISNVLTTQGRELQDVPTIKSSTYSDYMFSQETNTTSPATAVGTASPAGGGEMLYLASKLAKTTTNKTTVLKWDMPPELKPITELRKQPELQNEPTYSQQNQPCQQQQTEDTQQRPQHRKLTSHPRFKRRQKSSENSPRMVPSNSKASLPFQPPPPTLDSLGPLAQLAQLPQMPMDPEELWVHEACMVWTSGVYLVNGRLYGLQEALDGARDTVCSYCEMVGSTLGCYSKGCTLRYHYPCAMDADCSLNEDNFSLRCPKHKFPQSSQPAKSVYPEQSERG